The genomic stretch TGTCCTGTACGTGCTGATGGAGGTGCGGCAGGAAACCGACTACGTGCTGCATCACGCGCAGAAGATCCTCGCCATCTTCGCCGCCATGCGCCGCTTCGCCGACCGGTTGCGCGCGGCGGGCCACCGCGTCGTCTACCTGCAGATCGACGATCCGGACAACCTGCCCTCGCTGACCGCCAACCTCGATCGGTTGATGGCGCAGCACGGCGCCACCGCGTTCGAGTACCAGGCGCCGGACGAATGGCGGCTGGATGAGCAGCTGCGCGACTACGCCGCGGACCTGGAAATCCCGGCGCGCTGCGTGGACAGCGCCCACTTCCTGACGGCGCGCGACGAAGTGGCGCGCTTCTTCGGCACGCGCAAGCGCTGGACCATGGAGCTGTTCTACCGGCACATGCGGCAGCAGCACGGCATCCTGCTGGAGCCGGACGGCGGTCCTCTGGGCGGGCGCTGGAACTTCGACGCCGAGAACCGAAAGCCCTGGCGCGGCGACCCGCCGGAACCGCCGGACCTGCGGCCGGTGCATGACCACCGCGCCCTGTGGGCGAGCATCGAAGCCGCCGGCGTCGCCAGCTTCGGTGACCCGTCGGCGGACGCCTTCCGCTGGCCGATCGGCCGCGAGGAAGCGCTGGGCCAGCTCGACGCCTTCGTCGAGCACGCGCTGCCGCACTTCGGCGACTACCAGGACGCGTTGAGCAGCCGCGCGGCGCGGCTGTTCCACTCGATGCTCTCGTTCGCGCTCAACGTGAAGATGCTGTCGCCGGCCGAGGTGATTGCCCGGGTGGAAGCCGAAGGCCGCGCCGGCCGCGCGCCGCTGGCGGCGGTGGAGGGCTACATCCGCCAGATTCTGGGCTGGCGCGAGTACGTGCGCGGCGTGTACTGGGCGGGCATGCCCGCCTACGAGGCCAGCAACGCCTTCGGGCACAACCGCCCGCTGCCGGAATGGTTCTGGACCGGGCGCACCCGGATGGCCTGCGTGCGCAGCGCGATTGGTCAGTCGTTGGCGCACGCGCACGCCCACCACATCCAGCGGTTGATGGTCATCGGCAACTTCGCGCTGCTGGCCGGGCTGGACCCGCAGGCGCTGCATCGCTGGTACCTCGGCATCTACATCGACGCCTTCGAATGGGTGGAACTGCCCAACACCGTGGGCATGAGCCAGTTCGCCGACGGCGGCCTGCTGGCGACCAAGCCCTACATCTCGTCGGCCGCCTACCTGTACCGCATGGGCGACCATTGTGGCCAGTGCCATTACCGCCGCGACGCCCACACCGGCCCGCGCGGCTGCCCATTCAACGCCCTCTACTGGGACTTCCTGGACCGCAACGGCGAGCGGCTGGCGGGCAACCCGCGGCTGGCGATGCCCTACCGGCAGCTGGCGCGCATGCCGGACGCGCGCCGCGAGGCGCTGGCGGAGCGTGCCATGCAGGTGTTGGCCGACCTAGACAGCCTCTGACCCCGCTGCATCCAAACCGGATCGCGCGGCGTAAGCACTGGCACGCGCTGCGCCCGGCAACGGCCCTGCGTCGCGTGCCCTCCCCCTGCCTTCGAGGCCGCCCCATGTCGCATCCCCTGCGGGAACCCGCCCCCATCCAGCGCCTCGCGTCG from Thermomonas sp. XSG encodes the following:
- a CDS encoding cryptochrome/photolyase family protein, which translates into the protein MTCLRLVLGDQLDPRHPWFDAASPDVLYVLMEVRQETDYVLHHAQKILAIFAAMRRFADRLRAAGHRVVYLQIDDPDNLPSLTANLDRLMAQHGATAFEYQAPDEWRLDEQLRDYAADLEIPARCVDSAHFLTARDEVARFFGTRKRWTMELFYRHMRQQHGILLEPDGGPLGGRWNFDAENRKPWRGDPPEPPDLRPVHDHRALWASIEAAGVASFGDPSADAFRWPIGREEALGQLDAFVEHALPHFGDYQDALSSRAARLFHSMLSFALNVKMLSPAEVIARVEAEGRAGRAPLAAVEGYIRQILGWREYVRGVYWAGMPAYEASNAFGHNRPLPEWFWTGRTRMACVRSAIGQSLAHAHAHHIQRLMVIGNFALLAGLDPQALHRWYLGIYIDAFEWVELPNTVGMSQFADGGLLATKPYISSAAYLYRMGDHCGQCHYRRDAHTGPRGCPFNALYWDFLDRNGERLAGNPRLAMPYRQLARMPDARREALAERAMQVLADLDSL